In Anguilla rostrata isolate EN2019 chromosome 1, ASM1855537v3, whole genome shotgun sequence, a genomic segment contains:
- the LOC135238116 gene encoding B-cell receptor CD22-like has translation MSCSYSNPTSHTVQKTFWFIHWNKPQEPEDLSQDPKYSHRVEYLGNQSSDCTFRINQLRETDSKTYRFRFLNECDRYTGEPGVALEVTDLQVMVNPDTVTEGQSVILTCWTTCILTGSPAFIWYRDGFPLSFTDQSHQFTASSEDRGSYTCAVKGYELHSPPVAINMTYSPKSTSVAVSPSGEIVEGSSVTLTCSSDANPPVQNYTWFKKNDTGVWHAGSGQSLNFSNFRYWNRGQYYCEAQNSLGAQNATALQVTVQGGQSLIVAAAVGVGCHFGSCDSGCCVREEEKINK, from the exons ATGAGCTGCTCTTACTCAAATCCCACAtctcacacagtgcagaaaacattctGGTTTATTCACTGGAACAAGCCACAGGAGCCTGAGGACCTGTCCCAGGACCCAAAGTACTCTCACCGTGTGGAGTATCTGGGGAATCAGAGCAGTGACTGCACTTTCAGAATAAACCAACTGAGAGAAACTGATTCAAAAACATACCGATTCAGGTTCCTAAATGAATGTGATCGATATACTGGAGAACCTGGTGTCGCGTTGGAAGTCACTG ATCTACAGGTGATGGTGAATCCTGACACagtgacagagggacagagtgtgatACTGACCTGCTGGACCACTTGCATTCTGACTGGCAGCCCAGCCTTCATCTGGTACAGGGACGGATTTCCTCTGTCCTTCACTGATCAGAGTCACCAGTTCACAGCCAGCAGTGAAGACCGAGGCAGCTACACCTGTGCTGTGAAAGGCTATGAGCTTCATTCCCCTCCAGTGGCTATAAATATGACAT ATTCTCCCAAGAGCACCTCAGTAgcagtgagcccctctggtgaaatagtggagggcagttcagtgactctgacctgcagcagtgatgccaacccaccagtgcagaactacacctggtTTAAGAAGAATGACACTGGAGTCTGGCATGCAGGATCTGGACAGAGTTTGAACTTTTCTAACTTTAGATATTGGAACAGAGGACAGTACTACTGTGAGGCACAGAACAGTCTTGGAGCTCAGAATGCTACTGCTCTACAGGTCACAGTGCAAG GAGGTCAGTCACTGATCGTGGCTGCAGCAGTGGGAGtgggctgccattttggctcttgtgATTCTGGGTGTTGTGTGCGTGAG GAAGAGAAAATCAACAAATGA
- the LOC135238126 gene encoding B-cell receptor CD22-like, giving the protein MLNPDTVTEGRSVILTCSTTCTLTGSPAFIWYRDGAPLPFTGQSHQFRASSEDRGSYTCAVKGYELHSPAVALNVRYPPKGTLVSVTPSDEIVENNSVTLTCSSDASPPVHRYTWYKNNRAESSWRGSIYTIKSITQQDAGEYTCLTGNGIGTDISPPKRLDVQYPPKNVSVSVSPSGEIVEGSSVTLTCSSSDANPPVQNYTWYKNNRTISPWGGSSYTIKSITLQDAGEYYCAAGNGIGRKRSSPKLLDVQCEYISASQLHTHRAESQYLLSVFG; this is encoded by the exons ATGCTGAATcctgacacagtcacagaggGACGGAGTGTGATACTGACCTGTAGCACCACCTGCACTCTGACTGGCAGCCCAGCCTTCATCTGGTACAGGGACGGAGCTCCTCTGCCCTTCACTGGTCAGAGTCACCAGTTCAGAGCCAGCAGTGAAGACCGAGGCAGCTACACCTGTGCTGTGAAAGGCTATGAGCTTCATTCCCCTGCAGTGGCTCTTAATGTGAGAT atcctcctaaGGGCACCTTAGTATCAGTGACCCCCTCTGATGAAATAGTGGAGAACaattcagtgactctgacctgcagcagcgatGCCAGCCCACCAGTGCACAgatacacctggtataagaatAATAGAGCTGAATCCTCATGGAGAGGATCCATTTACACCATTAAAAGCATCACACagcaggatgcaggagaatacacCTGTCTGACAGGGAATGGGATTGGGACAGACATCTCACCTCCTAAACGtcttgatgtgcagt ATCCTCCGAAGAacgtctcagtatcagtgagcccatctggtgaaatagtggagggcagttcagtgactctgacctgcagcagcagtgatgccaacccaccagtgcagaactacacctggtataagaatAATAGAACTATATCCCCATGGGGAGGATCCAGTTACACCATTAAAagcatcacactgcaggatgcaggagaatactacTGCGCGGCAGGGAATGGGATTGGGAGGAAGAGATCTTCTCCTAAACTtcttgatgtgcagtgtgagtatatcagtgcatctcagcttcatacacacagagcagagagtcagtatctcctgagtgtctttgggtaa